A single Gadus macrocephalus chromosome 22, ASM3116895v1 DNA region contains:
- the rnf5 gene encoding E3 ubiquitin-protein ligase RNF5 gives MAAADPRSSSDGGPAGRGGFPAGESSNERDGPGRSGGEGEREPDRATFECNICLDTARDAVISMCGHLFCWPCLHQWLETRPSRQQCPVCKAGISRDKVIPLYGRGNSSQEDPRLKMPPRPQGQRTEAETRGGPFQAFADTGFHMSFGIGAFPFGFFTTVFNTNDPFHRADQYAGDHQGNGNVNNGNNNWQDSLFLFVAIFFFFWLLSV, from the exons ATGGCGGCCGCGGATCCCCGCTCCTCGAGTGACGGTGGACCCGCCGGCAGAGGAGGATTCCCGGCCGGAGAGAGCAGCAACGAGCGCGACGGCCCGGGGAGGAGCGGCGGAGAGGGGGAGCGGGAGCCGGACCGGGCCACGTTCGAGTGTAACATTTGTTTGGACACTGCGAGGGACGCTGTCATCAGTATGTGCGGCCACTTGTTCTG ctGGCCATGTCTACACCAG tgGCTGGAGACACGGCCCAGCAGGCAGCAGTGTCCCGTGTGTAAGGCGGGGATCAGCCGAGACAAGGTGATCCCCCTGTATGGGAGGGGCAACAGCAGCCAGGAGGACccccg GTTGAAAATGCCCCCCAGGCCCCAAGGCCAGAGGACGGAGGCGGAGACCAGAGGAGGG cccTTCCAGGCGTTCGCGGACACCGGCTTCCACATGTCCTTCGGCATCGGCGCGTTCCCCTTTGGCTTCTTCACCACCGTGTTCAACACAAACGACCCCTTCCACCGAGcag ACCAGTACGCGGGCGATCACCAAGGCAACGGTAACGTCAACAACGGCAACAACAACTGGCAGGACTCCCTCTTCCTGTTCGTcgccatcttcttcttcttctggcttCTCAGCGtgtga